One Phaseolus vulgaris cultivar G19833 chromosome 2, P. vulgaris v2.0, whole genome shotgun sequence DNA window includes the following coding sequences:
- the LOC137809334 gene encoding uncharacterized protein: MEQRTNELSTQSRSYRERRLKSIRHLARSINNAGSNDNEAAPSNTHVTQPGRRLTSIRHLARSINNAGSNDNEAAPSNTHVTQPGRRLTSIRHLARSINNAGSNDNEATPSNTYVTEPGRTLSSIRHLAQSLNNAGSNDNEAGPSNTNVIDIEHAYTFTPHNFQGSNDNEAGPSNTNVIHIEHECPANQPQYNLPTASQVAAIIVTGDTESMARGQDIKVVSHDGNLINIQETVGYYDPLQYPLLFPFGTYGWDFNTKNLNGQSISCREYYSYMVQIRPNDQSTILQAGRLLQQYVVDNYVKIEAGRLRWIRNHQSNIRAEVYQGLQDALHEGQTLTGNVGQRTILPSSFIGSRRDLTQRYEDGMAIVAHDGKPDIFLTMTCNPSWSEISSELKNFQTPQDRPDLLTRIFRAKFEQLKEDVIDKGVLGKVKSYMYVIEFQKRGLPHVHMLLILHDNDKLRDPKDYDSIVRAEIPKSEEEPQLHEAVLKHMIHGPRGTLNPRSPCMKHNQCKKKYPKEFLEETRQGTDSYPQYKRRFNAPISINRNVTVDNRWVVPYNPWLLLKYDCHINVEVCSSIKSIKYLYKYVYKGPDRVAMEVRRGSIVDEVQQYVDARWICTPEALWKIFRFTLYRMNPSVERLQIHLPNRHQVRFYKHQNISDVLNDDNVSKTMLMQFFALNCRDPHSRSYLYREIPQHYCWHNRQKEWYPRRSRKKVIGRIYTVSPSEGEKFFLRILLSHIRGPTSWEYLLSPNQTYCPTFKKVAEKWGFLESDNSIRECLVEASSLQMPYALRRLFVTILIFCEPTDVRSLWNEFYIFMAEDYTLRSTSMGINLNMLLRDLNELLIQHGKTINDFDLPTLTLDAFENTSVPRIIQEELSIQIPNEDVDNVQRLNTDQLIAFNTILDVIHRKQSQVFFVDGPGGTGKTFIYRTLIAYYKSKGKIILATASSGIAATLLPGGRTAHSRFKIPINVEVGSFCSISKQSDLAKLLRETTTIIWDEAPMTNRYALEALDRSLKDILDCDAPFGGKVMILGGDFRQVLPIVQKGTKAQMISACIVKSPLWSNTKVLHLQQNMQSLQDHNFVEYLMRIGDGIEPTILDDMVKIPHELAIPWEGESSIQKLIQETFPQLQFHTWDASYMVQRAILTPKNEDVEILNNMIIDHFPREQHNLLSFDEVEGDTHSLYQQEYLHSIAPGGLPPHILKLKKGAPLMLLRNIDPKSGLCNGTRLLCRGFYMNMLDVEILTGQHAGKRSFLPRIKHKTTKSAGLPFVLIRKQFPVKLSFAITINKSQGQTIPNVGIYLPRHVFSHGQLYVALSRGVSQASTKILIKEGHLEGEDGNFTKNVVYKDILLSQNQVEIDGGVGSNGLCLVDGVQEVFAFALSTSMGNSDILLS; this comes from the exons ATGGAACAAAGGACAAATGAACTATCTACACAAAGCAGAAGTTATAGAGAAAGGAGATTGAAATCAATTCGACATTTGGCTCGATCAATCAATAATGCAG GATCTAACGATAACGAAGCAGCACCAAGTAACACACATGTTACTCAACCTG GAAGGAGATTGACCTCTATTCGACATTTGGCTCGATCAATAAATAATGCAG GATCTAACGATAACGAAGCAGCACCAAGTAACACACATGTTACTCAACCTG GAAGGAGATTGACATCTATTCGACATTTGGCTCGATCAATAAATAACGCag GATCTAACGATAACGAAGCAACACCAAGTAACACATATGTTACGGAACCTG GAAGGACATTGTCATCTATTCGACATTTGGCTCAGTCATTAAATAATGCAG GATCAAATGATAATGAAGCGGGACCAAGTAACACAAATGTCATTGACATTGAACATG CTTATACTTTTACACCACATAACTTTCAAGGATCAAATGATAATGAAGCAGGACCAAGTAATACAAATGTCATTCACATTGAACATG AGTGTCCTGCCAATCAACCACAATATAATCTTCCAACTGCATCTCAAGTGGCAGCAATTATTGTTACTGGGGACACAGAATCAATGGCACGTGGACAAGACATTAAAGTTGTAAGTCATGATGGGAACTTAATAAACATTCAAGAAACTGTGGGATATTATGACCCTTTACAATATCCACTATTATTTCCTTTTGGAACATATGGTTGGGATTTCAACACAAAAAATCTTAATGGCCAAAGTATCTCATGCCGAGAATATTATAGCTACATGGTTCAG ATTCGACCCAATGATCAATCTACAATATTACAAGCGGGACGACTTTTACAACAATATGTTGTAGACAACTATGTCAAGATTGAAGCAGGAAGGTTACGATGGATTCGAAATCATCAAAGTAATATTCGTGCTGAAGTGTATCAAGGTTTGCAAGATGCTTTGCACGAAGGACAAACTCTCACAG GAAATGTTGGACAAAGGACAATATTACCATCATCATTTATTGGTAGTCGTCGAGACTTGACCCAACGATATGAAGATGGCATGGCAATTGTTGCTCATGATGGTAAACCTGATATTTTCCTTACAATGACATGCAATCCTTCTTGGAGTGAAATTTCATCAGAACTTAAAAATTTTCAAACTCCACAAGATCGTCCAGACTTGCTCACAAGAATATTTCGTGCAAAATTTGAACAATTGAAGGAAGATGTGATCGATAAAGGAGTTCTTGGAAAAGTTAAAAGTTACATGTATGTGATTGAATTCCAAAAACGTGGACTACCCCATGTGCATATGTTACTTATCTTACACGATAATGATAAATTACGTGATCCAAAAGATTATGATAGCATTGTTAGAGCAGAGATACCAAAAAGTGAAGAAGAACCACAGTTGCACGAAGCTGTACTAAAACACATGATACATGGGCCTCGCGGAACTCTTAATCCGAGATCACCATGTATGAAGCACAATCAATGCAAGAAAAAATATCCTAAAGAGTTCTTGGAAGAAACACGTCAAGGTACTGATTCATATCCACAATACAAAAGACGTTTCAATGCACCGATATCTATAAATAGAAATGTGACTGTTGACAATAGATGGGTGGTTCCTTATAACCCTTGGTTGTTGCTAAAATATGATTGTCATATAAATGTTGAGGTGTGCAGTAGCattaaaagtattaaatatttatacaagTATGTGTACAAAGGTCCAGATCGAGTAGCAATGGAGGTTCGTAGAGGATCAATTGTAGATGAAGTCCAACAATATGTTGATGCTAGATGGATTTGCACTCCGGAGGCTTTATGGAAAATATTTAGATTTACACTTTATAGAATGAATCCAAGTGTAGAAAGATTACAAATTCATTTACCAAATCGTCATCAGGTGCGCTTCTATAAGCATCAGAACATAAGTGATGTATTAAATGATGACAATGTCTCCAAAACCATGCTCATGCAATTCTTTGCACTAAATTGTCGAGATCCACATTCTAGAAGTTATTTGTATAGAGAAATTCCACAACATTATTGTTGGCATAACAGACAAAAGGAATGGTACCCAAGAAGGTCAAGGAAAAAAGTTATTGGTCGAATTTATACTGTATCTCCTTCAGAAGGAGAAAAATTCTTCTTGCGTATTTTGTTATCCCATATAAGAGGGCCAACCAGTTGGGAATACCTATTATCACCGAATCAAACATATTGCCCCACATTTAAAAAAGTAGCTGAAAAATGGGGATTTTTAGAAAGCGATAATAGCATTCGTGAATGCTTAGTCGAAGCATCAAGTTTACAAATGCCTTATGCTTTAAGGAGGTTGTTTGTGACcatattaattttttgtgaACCAACTGATGTTCGAAGTCTCTGGAATGAGTTTTATATCTTTATGGCAGAGGATTATACTTTAAGAAGCACTTCTATGGGCATCAACCTTAATATGCTATTAAGGGATTTGAATGAACTTCTTATTCAACATGGTAAAACAATCAATGATTTTGATTTACCAACATTAACATTGGATGCATTTGAAAATACTTCAGTACCAAGAATTATACAAGAAGAGTTATCAATACAAATACCTAATGAAGATGTTGACAATGTACAGAGATTGAATACTGATCAGTTGATCGCTTTCAATACCATTTTAGATGTAATTCATCGTAAGCAAAGTCAAGTATTTTTTGTGGATGGACCAGGAGGAACCGGTAAAACATTCATTTACCGTACATTAATTGCATATTATAAAAGTaaaggaaaaattattttagctaCAGCCTCCTCTGGTATAGCTGCAACATTATTACCTGGTGGTCGAACTGCACATTCTCGATTTAAGATACCTATTAATGTAGAAGTTGGTTCCTTTTGTTCAATAAGCAAACAATCTGATCTTGCAAAGCTACTAAGAGAAACAACCACAATTATTTGGGATGAAGCACCAATGACTAATAGATATGCTTTAGAGGCATTAGATAGATCATTAAAGGACATTCTAGATTGTGATGCTCCATTTGGGGGGAAAGTGATGATATTAGGAGGAGATTTTCGCCAGGTACTACCAATTGTTCAAAAGGGTACAAAGGCACAAATGATTTCTGCATGTATTGTTAAGTCTCCTTTATGGAGTAACACAAAGGTATTGCATTTACAACAAAACATGCAATCATTGCAAGATCACAATTTTGTAGAATACCTTATGCGCATTGGAGATGGGATTGAACCTACAATTCTTGATGATATGGTGAAAATACCCCATGAACTAGCAATACCATgggaaggagaaagttcaatacAAAAACTTATACAAGAAACATTTCCCCAATTGCAATTTCAtacatgggatgcatcttataTGGTTCAGAGAGCCATATTGACTCCAAAAAATGAAGATGTTGAAATACTTAATAACATGATTATCGATCATTTTCCAAGAGAACAACATAATCTATTGTcatttgatgaagttgaagGAGACACACATAGTCTATACCAACAAGAGTACTTGCACTCCATTGCTCCAGGTGGCTTGCCACCTCATATTTTAAAGCTTAAAAAAGGTGCACCATTAATGTTGTTGCGAAACATAGACCCTAAATCTGGGTTATGTAATGGGACGAGATTATTGTGTCGTGGGTTCTACATGAACATGTTGGATGTTGAAATCTTGACAGGTCAACATGCTGGAAAAAGATCTTTCTTACCAAGaattaaacataaaacaacaaaaaGTGCAGGTCTCCCATTTGTGCTTATTAGGAAACAATTTCCTGTGAAATTAAGTTTTGCCATTACTATAAATAAATCACAGGGGCAAACTATACCTAATGTTGGAATTTACCTTCCACGACACGTTTTTAGTCATGGTCAATTATATGTTGCACTATCAAGAGGTGTTTCTCAAGCTTCAacaaaaattcttattaaaGAAGGACACCTTGAGGGAGAAGATggaaattttacaaaaaatgttgtttataaagatattttgttaTCACAAAATCAG
- the LOC137811293 gene encoding probable mannitol dehydrogenase, whose protein sequence is MASQAAEVEHPRKAFGWAARDPSGLLSPFNFSRRETAEKDVAFKVLYCGICHSDLHMAKNEWGFSTYPLVPGHEVVGVVTQVGSKVEKFKVGDKVGVGCLVDSCRTCQSCSEDLENYCPQYTLTYGAKYKDGTITYGGYSDSMVVDEHFVVRIPDGLPLDAAAPLLCAGITVYSPLRYFALDKPGLHVGVVGLGGLGHMAVKFAKAFGAKVTVISTSPHKKEEAIQHLGADSFLISRDHDEMQGANGTLDGIIDTVSAFHPLLPLIGLLKSHGKLVMVGAPEKPLELPVFPLLSGRKIVAGSGIGGMKETQEMMDFAAKHNVKPDIEIIPIDYVNTAMERLLKADVKYRFVIDIGNTLKPSS, encoded by the exons ATGGCATCACAAGCTGCTGAAGTTGAGCATCCAAGGAAAGCATTTGGATGGGCAGCTAGGGACCCTTCTGGTCTTCTCTCACCTTTCAATTTCTCCAGAAG GGAAACTGCTGAAAAGGACGTGGCATTCAAAGTGTTGTATTGTGGGATATGTCACTCTGACCTCCACATGGCAAAGAACGAATGGGGCTTTTCAACCTATCCACTAGTGCCAGg GCATGAGGTGGTTGGTGTAGTGACACAGGTGGGAAGCAAAGTAGAAAAGTTCAAAGTTGGGGACAAGGTGGGTGTGGGATGCTTGGTTGATTCCTGCCGCACCTGCCAAAGCTGTTCAGAAGACCTTGAGAATTATTGTCCACAATATACTCTCACATATGGTGCCAAGTATAAAGATGGTACCATCACATATGGAGGTTACTCCGATTCAATGGTTGTAGATGAGCACTTTGTGGTTCGAATTCCAGATGGCTTACCACTTGATGCTGCTGCACCTCTCCTTTGTGCTGGCATCACAGTTTATAGCCCTCTCAGATATTTTGCACTAGACAAGCCTGGTCTGCATGTGGGTGTGGTTGGTCTCGGTGGACTAGGCCATATGGCTGTAAAATTTGCCAAAGCTTTTGGGGCAAAGGTCACAGTAATAAGTACATCGCCACACAAAAAGGAGGAAGCAATACAACATCTTGGAGCCGACTCTTTTCTGATAAGCCGTGACCATGATGAGATGCAG GGTGCCAATGGTACTTTGGATGGTATTATCGACACAGTTTCTGCCTTTCATCCTTTGTTACCTCTCATTGGTTTGCTCAAGTCTCATGGAAAGCTTGTAATGGTGGGTGCACCGGAGAAGCCTCTGGAGCTGCCAGTTTTTCCCTTACTCTCTG GGAGAAAGATAGTGGCAGGGAGTGGGATTGGAGGAATGAAGGAGACCCAAGAGATGATGGACTTTGCTGCGAAGCACAATGTAAAACCAGACATTGAGATCATTCCTATTGATTATGTCAACACTGCAATGGAGCGTCTACTCAAAGCAGATGTAAAATATAGATTTGTGATTGACATCGGAAACACACTAAAACCAAGTTCTTGA